Proteins encoded in a region of the Brevundimonas vesicularis genome:
- a CDS encoding zf-TFIIB domain-containing protein, giving the protein MPLLMCPNDNAAMQTLERNGVQFDMCPDCRGVWLDRGELEKLMAAAVEEGRATAPVAPAPQAYAPPPQPYAQPHAHPQAQPWGGGASQPYRDDRGYRSDKYRDDRHRDDDYRYKKKKRDSIFDIFD; this is encoded by the coding sequence ATGCCTCTTCTGATGTGCCCCAACGACAACGCCGCCATGCAGACGCTGGAGCGCAACGGCGTTCAGTTCGACATGTGCCCCGACTGCCGGGGTGTCTGGCTGGATCGCGGCGAGCTGGAAAAGCTGATGGCGGCCGCCGTCGAGGAGGGCCGCGCCACGGCCCCGGTCGCGCCCGCGCCGCAGGCCTATGCGCCGCCGCCTCAGCCCTATGCCCAGCCGCATGCTCACCCTCAGGCCCAACCGTGGGGCGGCGGGGCGTCGCAGCCGTATCGCGACGATCGGGGCTACCGGAGCGACAAATACCGCGACGACCGGCATCGCGACGACGACTATCGCTACAAGAAAAAGAAGCGCGACAGCATCTTCGATATCTTCGACTGA
- the ahcY gene encoding adenosylhomocysteinase, translating to MTDYIVRDITLADWGNKEIEIAETEMPGLMSLRDEFGASQPLKGARIAGSLHMTIQTAVLIQTLEALGAEVRWASCNIFSTQDHAAAAIAANGTPVFATKGETLEEYWDYAHKIFEWADGGYPNLILDDGGDATLLCVLGPKAEKDISVLANPQNEEEEALFKVMKRYLAEKPGFYSAIRDAIGGVSEETTTGVHRLYQMAEKGELPFPAINVNDSVTKSKFDNLYGCRESLVDAIRRGTDVMLSGKVAVVCGYGDVGKGSAASLRQGGARVIVTEIDPICALQAAMEGYEVQTLDDTAGRADIYVTTTGNKDVITVDHMRQMKNNAIVCNIGHFDSEIQVAGLKNFKWDEIKPQVHHVEFPDGKKIILLSEGRLVNLGNATGHPSFVMSASFTNQTLAQIELWTNADKYENKVYTLPKHLDEKVAMLHLAKLGAKLTVLTKDQADYINVPVEGPFKADHYRY from the coding sequence ATGACCGACTACATCGTTCGCGACATCACCCTGGCCGATTGGGGCAACAAGGAAATCGAGATCGCGGAAACCGAAATGCCGGGCCTGATGTCCCTGCGTGACGAGTTCGGCGCCAGCCAGCCGCTGAAGGGCGCCCGCATCGCCGGCAGCCTGCACATGACCATCCAGACGGCGGTCCTGATCCAGACGCTGGAAGCCCTGGGCGCCGAAGTGCGCTGGGCCTCGTGCAACATCTTCTCGACCCAGGACCACGCCGCCGCCGCCATCGCCGCCAACGGCACGCCGGTGTTCGCCACCAAGGGCGAGACGCTCGAGGAATACTGGGACTACGCCCACAAGATCTTCGAATGGGCCGACGGCGGCTACCCGAACCTGATCCTGGACGACGGCGGCGACGCGACCCTGCTGTGCGTGCTGGGTCCGAAGGCCGAGAAGGACATCTCGGTTCTGGCCAATCCCCAGAACGAAGAGGAAGAGGCTCTCTTCAAGGTCATGAAGCGCTATCTGGCTGAGAAGCCCGGCTTCTATTCGGCCATCCGCGACGCCATCGGCGGCGTGTCGGAAGAGACGACCACGGGCGTGCACCGCCTGTATCAGATGGCCGAAAAGGGCGAGCTGCCCTTCCCCGCCATCAACGTCAACGACAGCGTCACCAAGTCCAAGTTCGACAACCTGTACGGCTGCCGGGAATCGCTGGTCGACGCGATCCGTCGCGGCACCGACGTCATGCTGTCGGGCAAGGTCGCGGTCGTCTGCGGCTACGGCGACGTGGGCAAGGGCTCGGCCGCCTCGCTGCGCCAGGGCGGCGCCCGCGTGATCGTGACCGAGATCGACCCGATCTGCGCCCTGCAGGCCGCGATGGAAGGCTATGAGGTCCAGACGCTGGACGACACCGCCGGCCGCGCCGACATCTATGTGACGACGACCGGCAACAAGGACGTCATCACCGTCGACCACATGCGGCAGATGAAGAACAACGCCATCGTCTGCAACATCGGCCACTTCGACTCCGAGATTCAGGTCGCCGGCCTGAAGAACTTCAAGTGGGACGAGATCAAGCCGCAGGTCCACCACGTCGAGTTCCCGGACGGCAAGAAGATCATCCTGCTGTCGGAAGGCCGCCTGGTGAACCTGGGCAACGCCACGGGTCACCCCTCCTTCGTGATGTCGGCGTCCTTCACCAACCAGACGCTGGCCCAGATCGAACTGTGGACCAACGCCGACAAGTACGAGAACAAGGTCTACACCCTGCCCAAGCACCTGGACGAGAAGGTCGCCATGCTGCACCTGGCCAAGCTGGGCGCCAAGCTGACCGTCCTGACCAAGGACCAGGCTGACTACATCAACGTGCCGGTCGAAGGCCCGTTCAAGGCGGATCACTACCGTTACTAA
- a CDS encoding response regulator transcription factor has protein sequence MANITLVDDDENIVASVSLALESHGHKITAYHDGASGLAALEFSPPDLAILDVKMPRMDGMEVLRRLRQTSQIPVIMLTSKDEEIDEILGFNLGADDYIHKPFSQRLLIERVKALLRRTGADGGEPEAAAEVSGRAIKRGKLSMDPARHESTWDGKPVKLTVTEFLLLQALAQRPGFVKSRDNLMDAAYDDQVYVDDRTIDSHVKRMRKKFRAVDNEFDAIETLYGVGYRYRES, from the coding sequence TTGGCCAACATCACTCTGGTCGATGACGACGAGAACATCGTGGCGTCCGTTTCGCTGGCGCTGGAAAGCCATGGCCACAAGATCACCGCCTATCACGACGGGGCCTCGGGCCTGGCCGCGCTGGAATTCTCGCCGCCCGATCTGGCGATCCTGGACGTCAAGATGCCGCGCATGGACGGGATGGAGGTGCTGCGTCGCCTGCGCCAGACCTCCCAGATTCCGGTCATCATGTTGACGTCCAAGGACGAGGAGATCGACGAGATCCTGGGCTTCAACCTGGGCGCCGACGACTATATCCACAAACCGTTCAGCCAGCGTCTGCTGATCGAGCGGGTCAAGGCGCTGTTGCGCCGCACGGGCGCCGACGGCGGCGAGCCTGAAGCCGCCGCCGAGGTGTCGGGCCGGGCGATCAAGCGCGGCAAGCTGTCGATGGACCCGGCGCGCCACGAGTCGACCTGGGACGGCAAGCCCGTCAAGCTGACGGTGACCGAGTTCCTGCTGCTGCAGGCCCTGGCCCAGCGTCCCGGCTTCGTAAAAAGCCGCGACAACCTGATGGACGCCGCCTACGACGATCAGGTCTATGTCGACGACCGCACCATCGACAGCCACGTGAAGCGGATGCGCAAGAAGTTCCGCGCTGTGGACAATGAGTTCGACGCTATCGAGACCCTGTATGGCGTCGGCTACCGCTACCGCGAGAGCTGA
- a CDS encoding phytase yields the protein MTSPIRRASRFTAAASVFALLAACATTEVDYQGEGAGLVGPGAPVMAVLETPSVGTAGQDAADDPAVWASASPVTIMGQQTSGFVAGTDKKSGLYIYGFDGQILQFLPEGLLNNVDVVEGLSVGGRPQVVLGASDRTPGKTGISLYTFDPAGTGQNGVRYWGAVATDVVEPYGFCFARRGAEVHAILVGHEGELRQFVLGVDAAGQPTARLVRTAEIGTISEGCAADEATDALYINEENVGLWRYSLNPASGAARTLIQPIAKDILVADAEGLTTITDASGRYLIASSQGDSTFPVWRIDGPAPEYKGRFKIVDGSVDGVTGTDGLAAARGQVGPFPDGLVVIQDDVNDVGTQNFKYVDWRDIRRALGL from the coding sequence ATGACTTCACCGATCCGACGCGCCTCCCGCTTCACCGCCGCCGCTTCCGTCTTCGCTCTGCTCGCGGCCTGCGCCACGACGGAGGTCGATTATCAGGGCGAGGGCGCGGGCCTGGTCGGTCCGGGCGCCCCGGTTATGGCCGTGCTGGAAACCCCGTCGGTCGGCACGGCGGGCCAGGACGCCGCCGACGACCCCGCCGTATGGGCCAGCGCGTCGCCGGTCACGATCATGGGTCAACAGACCTCCGGCTTCGTCGCCGGCACGGACAAGAAGTCCGGCCTCTACATCTACGGCTTCGACGGCCAGATTCTGCAGTTCCTGCCTGAGGGCCTGCTGAACAATGTCGATGTGGTCGAGGGCCTATCGGTCGGCGGCCGTCCGCAGGTGGTGCTGGGCGCCAGCGACCGCACGCCGGGCAAGACCGGTATCTCCCTCTACACCTTCGACCCGGCCGGGACCGGCCAGAATGGCGTGCGCTATTGGGGCGCGGTCGCCACCGACGTGGTCGAACCCTACGGCTTCTGCTTTGCGCGGCGCGGCGCCGAGGTCCACGCCATCCTGGTCGGGCACGAGGGCGAGCTTCGCCAGTTCGTCCTGGGCGTGGACGCCGCCGGCCAGCCCACGGCGCGCCTGGTCCGCACCGCCGAGATCGGAACCATCTCCGAAGGCTGCGCCGCCGACGAAGCCACCGACGCCCTCTATATCAACGAGGAGAACGTCGGCCTGTGGCGCTATAGCCTGAACCCGGCCTCGGGCGCGGCTCGCACCCTGATCCAACCCATCGCCAAGGACATCCTGGTCGCCGACGCCGAAGGCCTGACCACCATCACCGACGCGTCGGGCCGCTACCTGATCGCCTCCAGCCAGGGCGATTCCACCTTCCCCGTCTGGCGCATCGACGGCCCGGCGCCCGAATACAAGGGCCGGTTCAAGATCGTGGACGGCTCGGTTGACGGCGTCACCGGCACCGACGGCCTGGCGGCCGCCCGCGGTCAGGTCGGCCCCTTCCCCGACGGCCTCGTCGTCATCCAGGACGACGTCAACGACGTCGGCACCCAGAACTTCAAATACGTCGACTGGCGCGACATTCGACGGGCGCTGGGGCTTTAG
- a CDS encoding response regulator has protein sequence MSALVIIAEDEPEIAAVLDAYLVREGFRTVRAMDGQIALDLHAALRPDLVLLDVRMPRVDGWSVLGELRRRGETPVIMLTALDQDIDKLQALRIGADDYVVKPFNPVEVVARAHAILRRSGGSGQGGVIRLGPLEIDLEAHIVQWCGLDKPQRLPLTLTEFRMLAHMARYPMRVFSRAELADACLKGDEVLDRTVDSHLSKLRLKLRNAGADGVLVGVRGVGYRLEVLT, from the coding sequence ATGAGCGCCTTGGTCATCATCGCCGAAGACGAACCCGAGATCGCCGCCGTGCTTGACGCCTATCTCGTGCGCGAGGGGTTTCGCACCGTCCGCGCCATGGATGGTCAGATCGCGCTGGACCTGCACGCCGCCCTTCGGCCCGATCTGGTCCTGCTGGACGTGCGCATGCCGCGTGTCGATGGCTGGAGCGTGCTGGGCGAACTCAGGCGTAGGGGCGAGACGCCCGTCATCATGCTCACTGCGCTGGATCAGGACATCGACAAGCTTCAGGCGTTGCGCATCGGCGCGGACGACTATGTCGTCAAACCGTTCAATCCGGTCGAGGTCGTGGCGCGCGCCCACGCCATACTGCGACGCAGCGGCGGCTCGGGCCAAGGCGGCGTAATCCGCCTGGGTCCGCTCGAGATCGATCTGGAGGCGCACATTGTCCAGTGGTGCGGACTGGACAAACCGCAGCGCCTACCCCTGACCCTGACCGAGTTCCGCATGCTGGCCCACATGGCGCGCTATCCGATGCGGGTCTTTTCTCGCGCCGAATTGGCCGACGCCTGTTTGAAAGGCGATGAGGTGCTCGATCGCACGGTGGACAGCCACCTCAGCAAGCTGCGGCTCAAGCTACGAAACGCAGGCGCCGACGGCGTCCTCGTCGGCGTTCGTGGCGTGGGTTATCGCCTCGAGGTCCTGACGTGA
- a CDS encoding HPr family phosphocarrier protein, which yields MTVTATLNICNTRGLHARASAKFVKLASSFESEIHVTRDGVTVDARSIMGLLMLGAGIGCSIDVSAEGPDAEEAMEALTDLVARKFDEDQ from the coding sequence ATGACCGTCACCGCGACCTTGAACATCTGCAACACGCGCGGCCTGCACGCCCGCGCCTCGGCCAAGTTCGTCAAACTGGCCTCCAGCTTCGAAAGCGAGATCCACGTCACCCGCGACGGCGTGACGGTGGACGCCCGCTCGATCATGGGCCTGCTGATGCTGGGCGCCGGCATCGGCTGCAGCATCGACGTGTCGGCTGAGGGGCCTGACGCCGAAGAGGCAATGGAGGCCCTGACCGACCTGGTCGCGCGCAAGTTCGACGAGGATCAGTAG
- a CDS encoding ATP-binding protein has protein sequence MASATATARAEPGGREPDEEPQRRPLFRFGGSRLGGFILVLNLLSLLILFGGALAINEWRPGLIEARQESLTVQAELLANVLREEGVTRGEPTPELDPIRASIWLTDRFIPAGQRVRLYDVNGLLLVDSYQVTEAIGGRPLPDAQPAGTATEDAAKANLLSERRVARADSELAAEVAAALDGSPQSTLRRNESGDRVVSVSIPVRHVRQVLGVLTVESGDVDEILGAQRQALFPFALVALGVNLLGSLLLHLFVARPIMRLSAAADQVKLQRARAISLPDLEDRKDEIGDLARSLESMTDTLSTRMDAIERFAADVSHEIKNPLTSIRSALETLPLVKTDAHREKLTALLQQDVRRLDRLITDISNASRLDAELSRDRPRPVDLNRLLVDIVGVYETTAKPGDIPVMLTAPEQALRVMGRDGPLGQVFRNLIDNARSFSPTGGVVRVTLEDIGDDLPIRVRVEDQGPGIPAENLETVFERFYTSRPKGAVFGSNSGLGLSIVRQIVEAHGGRVHAENKSEGGARFEIVFPAVGRWS, from the coding sequence ATGGCGTCGGCTACCGCTACCGCGAGAGCTGAGCCGGGCGGGCGCGAGCCCGACGAAGAGCCCCAGCGCCGGCCGTTGTTCCGCTTCGGCGGATCGCGGCTGGGCGGCTTCATCCTCGTGCTCAATCTGCTCAGCCTGCTGATCCTGTTCGGCGGAGCGCTGGCGATCAATGAATGGCGTCCGGGACTGATCGAGGCGCGTCAGGAATCGCTGACGGTCCAGGCCGAGTTGCTGGCCAATGTGTTGCGCGAAGAAGGCGTGACGCGGGGCGAGCCGACGCCCGAACTGGACCCCATCCGCGCGTCGATCTGGCTGACCGATCGGTTCATCCCGGCGGGCCAGCGGGTGCGGCTGTATGATGTGAACGGCCTGTTGCTGGTCGACAGCTATCAGGTGACCGAGGCCATCGGCGGGCGGCCCCTGCCCGACGCGCAACCGGCGGGGACGGCGACCGAGGACGCCGCCAAGGCCAATCTGCTGTCCGAGCGCCGGGTCGCCCGCGCCGACAGCGAACTGGCGGCCGAGGTGGCGGCGGCGCTGGACGGCTCGCCCCAATCGACCCTGCGTCGCAACGAATCCGGCGACCGCGTCGTCTCCGTCTCCATTCCGGTGCGCCATGTGCGTCAGGTGCTGGGCGTGCTGACCGTCGAATCCGGGGACGTGGACGAAATCTTGGGCGCTCAGCGGCAGGCGCTGTTCCCGTTCGCCCTTGTGGCGCTCGGGGTCAATCTGCTGGGATCGCTGCTGCTGCATCTGTTCGTGGCGCGGCCGATCATGCGGCTGTCGGCGGCGGCGGATCAGGTGAAGCTGCAACGCGCGCGGGCCATCTCCCTGCCGGATCTGGAGGATCGCAAGGACGAGATCGGCGATCTGGCGCGGTCGCTGGAATCGATGACCGACACCCTGTCGACGCGGATGGACGCCATCGAACGGTTCGCGGCCGATGTGTCGCACGAGATCAAGAACCCCCTGACCTCGATCCGTTCGGCGCTGGAGACCCTGCCGCTGGTCAAGACCGATGCGCACCGCGAGAAGCTGACGGCGCTGTTGCAGCAGGACGTGCGTCGGCTGGACCGGCTGATCACCGACATCTCCAACGCCTCGCGGCTGGATGCGGAGTTGTCGCGGGATCGACCGCGGCCAGTCGATCTGAACCGTCTGCTGGTCGATATCGTCGGCGTCTATGAGACGACGGCCAAGCCGGGCGACATTCCGGTCATGCTCACGGCGCCCGAACAGGCCCTGAGGGTCATGGGCCGCGATGGGCCGCTGGGACAAGTGTTCCGCAACCTGATCGACAACGCCCGCTCGTTCAGTCCCACAGGCGGCGTGGTGCGGGTGACGCTGGAGGACATCGGGGACGATCTGCCGATCCGGGTCCGGGTCGAGGACCAGGGGCCGGGCATTCCGGCCGAGAACCTGGAGACGGTGTTCGAGCGGTTCTACACTTCGCGGCCAAAGGGGGCGGTGTTCGGCTCCAACTCGGGCCTGGGCCTGTCCATCGTGCGTCAGATCGTCGAGGCGCACGGCGGCCGCGTCCACGCCGAAAACAAGTCCGAAGGCGGGGCGCGGTTCGAGATCGTCTTCCCGGCGGTCGGCCGCTGGTCGTGA
- a CDS encoding HPr kinase/phosphorylase codes for MTPGQPVHATTVAVRRRGAWQGVMILGPSGAGKSDLALRLIARGWRLVSDDYTQVWASDGAVHASAPASIAGRIEVRGLGIVAARTRPVCRVALAVACIAEGVERLPEPQTRAFAGVDMPLLALDPRPASAVDVVAAALETL; via the coding sequence GTGACCCCGGGCCAGCCAGTCCACGCCACCACCGTCGCCGTTCGCCGGCGCGGGGCCTGGCAGGGGGTGATGATCCTGGGACCATCGGGCGCGGGCAAGAGCGATCTGGCGCTGCGGCTGATCGCGCGCGGCTGGCGGTTGGTCAGTGACGACTACACCCAGGTCTGGGCTTCGGACGGAGCCGTTCATGCATCGGCGCCGGCCTCCATCGCGGGTCGGATCGAGGTGCGCGGCCTCGGAATCGTGGCCGCCAGAACACGGCCGGTCTGTCGCGTGGCGCTGGCCGTGGCCTGTATCGCGGAAGGTGTCGAACGGCTTCCGGAGCCGCAGACACGGGCTTTCGCGGGGGTCGATATGCCCCTACTGGCGCTCGATCCCCGACCTGCCTCGGCCGTCGATGTGGTCGCAGCGGCGTTGGAGACGCTTTGA
- a CDS encoding NAD(P)/FAD-dependent oxidoreductase — protein MTRASSDALVDVLVVGAGAAGMMAAIEAGRRGRRVRVVDHADRPGEKIRISGGGRCNFTNLGCGPANFLGENPRFATSALRRYTQHDFVKRIDRAGIAWHEKTLGQLFCDDSAKQIVRMLTDDMAAAGVTLSLKTGVERIARSGEGFTAILSDGSQVTAASLVVATGGKSIPKMGATGWAYEVARQFDIRVTETRPALVPLTFEAGLLETLTPLAGVAVDASVASAPEGAKARKASFNEAMLFTHRGLSGPAILQISSYWREGEAVVASMAPGRDVFEELKAAKASNGKQAVHTALGHIVPRRLAESLCQREGAAGNLADLSDKVLRRLDQAVNAWAVKPVGSEGYRTAEVTLGGVDTAALDQQTMQAKAVPGLYFIGEAVDVTGWLGGYNFQWAWSSGWAAGQVC, from the coding sequence GTGACGAGGGCGTCTTCGGACGCCCTCGTCGACGTCCTGGTGGTTGGGGCCGGCGCGGCCGGGATGATGGCCGCCATCGAGGCCGGGCGACGCGGGCGCCGGGTCAGGGTCGTGGACCATGCCGACCGGCCCGGCGAGAAGATCCGCATCTCGGGCGGCGGACGCTGCAACTTCACCAATCTGGGCTGCGGACCGGCGAACTTTCTGGGCGAGAACCCCCGGTTCGCGACCTCGGCCCTGCGCCGCTACACCCAGCACGACTTCGTCAAGCGCATCGATAGGGCCGGGATCGCTTGGCACGAGAAGACGCTGGGCCAGCTGTTCTGCGACGACAGCGCCAAGCAGATCGTCCGTATGCTGACCGACGACATGGCGGCGGCGGGCGTGACCCTGAGCCTGAAGACCGGGGTGGAGCGGATCGCACGATCCGGCGAGGGCTTCACGGCGATCCTGTCGGACGGATCACAGGTCACGGCGGCGTCGCTGGTCGTGGCGACGGGCGGCAAGTCGATCCCCAAGATGGGGGCGACCGGCTGGGCCTATGAGGTCGCGCGCCAGTTCGACATTCGCGTCACCGAGACCCGGCCGGCGCTGGTCCCCCTGACGTTCGAGGCGGGACTGCTGGAGACGCTGACGCCGTTGGCGGGCGTGGCGGTGGACGCCTCGGTCGCCTCGGCGCCCGAAGGGGCCAAGGCGCGCAAGGCCAGCTTCAACGAGGCCATGCTGTTCACCCACCGCGGCCTGTCGGGTCCGGCCATTCTTCAGATCAGCTCCTACTGGCGCGAGGGCGAGGCGGTGGTGGCCTCGATGGCGCCGGGCCGCGACGTGTTCGAGGAGTTGAAGGCGGCCAAGGCGTCGAACGGAAAACAGGCGGTGCATACGGCGCTGGGCCATATCGTGCCGCGTCGTCTGGCCGAGAGCCTGTGCCAGCGCGAAGGGGCGGCGGGCAATCTGGCGGACCTGTCGGACAAGGTGCTGCGGCGACTGGATCAGGCGGTCAACGCCTGGGCGGTCAAGCCGGTGGGGTCCGAAGGTTACAGGACCGCCGAGGTGACGCTGGGCGGGGTCGATACGGCCGCGCTCGACCAGCAGACGATGCAGGCCAAGGCGGTTCCGGGGCTGTATTTCATCGGCGAGGCGGTCGATGTGACCGGCTGGCTGGGCGGCTATAACTTCCAGTGGGCCTGGTCGTCGGGCTGGGCCGCCGGGCAGGTCTGCTAG
- a CDS encoding ATP-binding protein: MTAARALGRRIAVRTALVIMGVLGLSAAGAFALYGWVFENYPDAVASPQAWRPQSVDYVALASAAVVALIGATVAGLQLARRLVMPLTSLSGAARAIADGDLSARAMTGDRSFSETADLVDDFNLMAARLETLAADMTTWNASIAHELRTPVTIVKGRLQAAADGVLPLDREMILTLLKPVDALGRLIEDLRVVSLADSGRLQLRLTPQDLGKRLEDVRALVDAEAEAEGYPIAWATPATVIVCDGDRIQQAVLALLDNVRRHADPGPVSVSLRADERFAVIAVEDSGPGLPDAMTRSVFTAFKHGSGENGGTGLGLAAVRAIAEAHGGSARYLTGARLGSRIEIRIPAVS; encoded by the coding sequence GTGACCGCCGCCCGCGCGCTCGGCCGTCGCATCGCCGTGCGTACGGCTCTGGTCATCATGGGGGTGCTTGGACTTAGCGCCGCCGGCGCATTCGCCCTGTACGGCTGGGTCTTCGAAAATTATCCCGATGCGGTGGCCTCGCCCCAGGCCTGGCGACCGCAGTCGGTGGATTATGTCGCTCTGGCGTCAGCCGCCGTCGTGGCCCTGATCGGCGCGACCGTGGCCGGGCTGCAGTTGGCCCGCCGCCTTGTCATGCCTCTCACCTCCTTGTCCGGCGCCGCGCGTGCGATCGCCGATGGCGACCTGTCGGCGCGCGCCATGACTGGCGATCGGTCTTTTTCCGAGACCGCCGACCTGGTGGACGACTTCAACCTGATGGCTGCGCGGCTTGAGACGCTCGCCGCCGACATGACGACTTGGAACGCCTCGATCGCGCACGAACTGCGAACGCCCGTCACGATCGTCAAAGGCCGTCTGCAAGCGGCCGCCGACGGCGTCCTGCCGCTGGACCGCGAGATGATCCTGACTTTGCTCAAGCCGGTCGACGCCCTGGGCCGCCTGATCGAGGATCTGCGCGTCGTCAGTCTGGCCGATAGCGGCCGTTTGCAACTGCGCCTGACGCCCCAGGACCTGGGTAAGCGATTGGAGGATGTCCGCGCCCTGGTCGACGCTGAAGCCGAGGCGGAGGGCTACCCGATCGCCTGGGCGACGCCGGCCACCGTGATCGTTTGCGACGGCGACCGCATTCAGCAGGCTGTCCTGGCTTTGCTCGACAACGTGCGCCGCCACGCCGATCCCGGCCCTGTCTCGGTCAGCTTGAGGGCCGATGAACGCTTCGCGGTCATCGCCGTGGAGGATAGTGGTCCAGGCCTACCCGACGCCATGACCCGATCCGTTTTCACCGCCTTCAAACACGGTTCAGGCGAGAATGGCGGGACCGGCCTGGGCTTGGCCGCGGTCCGCGCAATCGCCGAGGCCCACGGCGGATCGGCGCGTTACTTGACCGGCGCTCGCCTGGGATCCCGTATCGAGATCCGTATCCCCGCCGTCTCGTAG
- a CDS encoding PTS sugar transporter subunit IIA gives MIGLVIVTHGGLASEFLSAMEHVVGPQRGVAAICIGPDDDMERRRRDIVDAAAAVDDGEGVILLTDMFGGTPSNLAISVMEQTRAEVIAGLNLPMLIKLASVRGRETLESCVAHAQDAGRKYISVASWVLAGEK, from the coding sequence ATGATCGGTCTGGTGATCGTCACCCACGGCGGGTTGGCGTCCGAGTTTCTCTCAGCCATGGAGCATGTGGTCGGCCCGCAGCGCGGCGTCGCGGCCATCTGCATCGGGCCCGACGACGACATGGAGCGTCGGCGTCGCGACATCGTGGACGCGGCCGCGGCCGTGGACGACGGCGAAGGGGTCATCCTGCTGACCGACATGTTCGGCGGCACGCCGTCGAATCTGGCGATTTCGGTGATGGAACAGACGCGCGCCGAGGTCATCGCCGGGCTGAACTTGCCCATGCTGATCAAATTGGCCAGCGTGCGTGGGCGCGAGACGCTGGAATCCTGCGTGGCCCATGCGCAGGACGCCGGGCGCAAATACATCTCCGTCGCGTCCTGGGTGCTCGCAGGCGAAAAATGA